AATAAGAGCGCCTTCCGTCTAGTAGTCAGTCATGTTGATTCTGAGGGGTGGACTTGGTGGCGTCATTCCCGCGGAAGCGGGAATCCAGGAAGGTTAAGTCGTGGCCCCTGCTTGAAGATCCTGAATGCCCGCCTGCGCGGGCATGACGAAATCGACCGCGCAAACTCAGTGTGACTGACTACTAGTTCTAGGCCCTCTTTATTTTTGCTTTTTGCCTTTTGGTTTTTCTCATTCGCGCTTACGCAATCACTCCTGCCTCCTGCAACGACGCCCGAGTCAGTTCCATCGCTCGATGCAGCTTGCTGGTCTTGCGCCGTTCGCCTAAGCCGCATTTATCAAGCCGCTCGAAGTATTCTTCCATCTGCTTTAACTGGAACATGGCTGTGATACGTGCGCCTTGTTCGATGTTTTCTTTCTTCAGTCCTTTGCCAGCAAGGATGATGAACGGTTCAGTGACTTCGAGTGCATTACCACCACCAAAGAGCATGTTCTCTGCTTCATCAAGGTGTTTGTGGATGACTTCACGCTTTTCTGGAAAGTGGCGCATGACCCACTTCAGATGTTGTACGCCATAACCAACATGCCGTGCCTCATCTTGCATGACGAGGCGGAACATCTTTTTGTCGGCTTCAGTTGGTGAAATGTATTCGCTGAAACGGAAGAGTGTGAGGACAAAGCCTTCACCGATGAGATGTAAGGAGAGCGACATTTCAGCGAACGAATCGGAATCGCGAATTTGCTTAAGGCTGATTTCGTTCTGCGGACTGGCCTTCATGAGGCCGTAACCCGTGGTGAGGGCGCGTTTGCGAAACACTTCTGCATGCCGTGCTTCATCCATGACCTGCGTGGCCATGAAGTTCTTCACTTCGGTGAAGTTGTTGTTGAGTTTGCCCATCCACTCGGCGGGGACATCCGTAGCGATCATTTCGACTTCAGTGAGAAAGGTGAGCAATTGGGCGTAGGCGCGACTGATTTCATCGGGCAATTCGGCTTTGGCGAGATCGTTCCATGGTACATCGAGCGTGGCGTTCCACTGCCGGGTCATGGCCTCTTCGTAGTACCCTTCGGTGTTATGCGCCCAGACTTCGCCTTTTTGGCTAACGGCGGGTTGTAAATCTGGGAGTCCTGTGGGCAATTCGGCGCCTCGCGGAGCAAAGCTACGATTGAGGCGTTCAAACTCTGGCTGATTGGTAAATCCGTACGACCCTTTGTCGAGATCACGGAACGTGAGTCCACGGCGAGGGTTCTCTGGGGTCGCCGTGACTTTTTCGGTTTTGGCATTCATCCAGGAAAGATCAAGATCACCTTTGAGGTTCCGTTTCCAACGATCAAGAAAGTTCTTATCCTCAAAAAAATCGATCGTGCTGAGATATGCCATATGCTGCTCCTATGATGCTGAGCGAGTTATACAGAAGTCAGTTGTTGTTGCCCTACGCCAGGGATGAAGCCGAGGTCCAGCGTATGGGTGAGATCAAAGAATTGCTGAATACTCTCCTGAAACCGGAAGAATTTGTCACGATTATCGGGATCATCGTACTCCATCTTCAAACGTTCCCCAAAGTGGGTCAACGTGTTGAGCGAATGGATCACGTCTGCACCTTTATTACGGTGGATATTGGCGAGCATCTCGCTCCACGCGGTGAGGTCGCCTTTGAGCACGAAATCGATTGCCGTGAGATCAAAAGAGTGAACTTCACTGACTTCTCGGCAATCACATACTTCAAAGGCTAAGAGATAGCGCCATTCTTGACCGTTAGGGCCAAGGATGTGTATCCCGAATGTCGTGTCTATGAATCCCAAGCGACGGAACCGCGCCTCCTCCTGTCGCATCATACTTTGTAACGCCTGAAAAAAAGAGAGAGAAGGAAACGGTATACTCATGATCACTGCCTATAGTTGGCCATTTTCGTGAGAGCGCGCTGACATTGGCGCGAGTAGACTGAATCTTTGTTCACTCATCAACTTGGTCACTCTACTCCACACGGAGCAAGAGTCAACTCTAGAAGGGGGAGGTTGGTAGGGCGATGATGTGCAGGTAACAGCGAGTGTCATTGCCTGTGAGGAGAAACGGCTTTCAGTTCCCCTCTCTATGCGTATATTGTGTTTTATTTTTTCTCAAAATAGATGAAAAAAAGAAACAAGGGCCCCTTGCCCATTTGGGCACGGGCAGATATATGCGCCCCCTATGGTGGTACGAGGTTACTGGCTGGCCGGGGCCTTTGTGGCCCTCTCGCTAGGAGGGTGTGGCGGGATGCAGCAGTCGCAACGCGCTACTCTCCTGAATGTCGTTCCTTCTCATTCTTTCCCTTCGCTTTCGTTACCGAAGGTGTCCTTTCCTTCTCTTCCATTGCGGTCTCCTTCGCGTGAGAAAAGAGAAACCGTGAAAGTCGAAGATGAAGGTTTACCCGTGATTATTCCTCAAGATGAGAAGGCAATCCAAACCGGCATCGCATCTTGGTACGGTCCAGGATTTCACGGGAGGCGTACCGCGAATGGCGAAGTGTACAATCAGCACGCACTGACGGCTGCCCATCGCACTTTGCCTATGGGGACTCGGGCAGTCGTGACGAATGTCGCTACTGGAGAGTCGGTCGAGGTGCGTATTAATGACCGCGGACCGTACAAATATGGTCGAGTGATTGACCTCTCTTCTGAGGCTGCTCGACGTATTGGGATGTGGGCAAGTGGCACTGCACCGGTGCGGGTTGAGGTCCTCAATCCCGGTGGGATTCTTCCAGCAGAAAAACTCGTCATTCCTTCCGCCTATGCTGTTTTGTTGGCGTCCTCAACCGACTCAGAGGAAGTGGCGTCTTTCATGAGCCGGGTGAGTCAACAGCAACCAGATGTGTACTTAAGCATGCTCTCCTCGGGAATGCTTCAATACTATCAGCTTCGCCTTGGCCCGTTCCGCTCTCGCGGAGAGGCGGTGAGGCGTGCCCGAGAGTTGACGAAAAATGGAGTGCAGGCTTTGGTCGTTGCTGAGGATGACCTTCGCGTTGAACGATAACTGAGGGGCGGTGTCCCAATCTGCGACATGATACGGTTGCGTCGTCAATGCTTCTCGACGCTCCGTTAAAATAAGAGTAATATAACAAAATTGTACACCAGCAGCGTGGAGGGTGAGGAATGAAGGACCAGGACGATCTTACGGGTAGTGCCCACTCCCTGACGGGCAATCCTCCTGTTCATACTGTGAATTTGCGTGGACCAGATGGTGAGCGTCGACTCCCTGCCGATATCGTCAGAGAGGACCTCTTGCCGCTTGCAACTACTGCTTGGGTGATGTTTCAAGGCGAAGACCTTGGCGATCCTCCTGCGTACGCTATTGACCTCTTGCGTCGTTTAGAGCCGCTGCAGTATCGGTGGGTTGCGCCGGTTGGGCCTGCCTTTTTGCAAAACTCTACTCTTGTTGATCTGGCTGGGAAGAGCGGTTGTCGTGCACTTGTGCTCGATGGAGGAAAACTCTCAGCTCAATACCTCACTACCGAATCTGCGGTGACTCCAGAATCGTTACACCAGCTTGTTTCGCCGTTACGAGCCTTAGCTTCTCAGGGCGTGCCAACGATTGTTCACTTTGTCTTTGGTTATGACAGTGACGATGAAGGTGTTTTCGAGCGGACTGTGCGATTTTGTCTCGATGCACGGATTGGACTGCCGTACTTTTCGTTGTTGACTCCAGTCGAAGGCACTTCGCTGTTTACTACACTTGAATGTGAGGAGAGGCTCTTACAGAAGAGTCGCTCGCATTATGATGGAGCGCATGCTGTTTTTCGTCCACGATTGATGACTCCTGAAGCATTAGAGAATGGCCTGCATTGGGTGCAGCAACAGGTGTATAGTCGAGAGGCGATTTGGAAACGGACCTTCGCCTGGAAAGGTGCGGCAATTCGTAATCTTCTGGCGAACTATGAGCAGCGTCAGCAATTGGCTCATGCGCCACGTGGGACCTATACCCCAGCGATGCAGCTTCTGCGGCAACTCTCGCAACCGATTCCAGTACAAGAACAAGCCTCCTTTGTATCGACCTTGAAGGATGCGGTTGGTGAGACTCGTCGCCAGGTGTGCGGTGCACTGCTACGGACACGGGCGATTCGCAACGAGCCCCTCAAAGCGTTAACCCTCTGTCTTGAAGGCGTCCTGGATACCGGTGGTGCCAATGAAGTGCTCCAACGTATTCACCAAGCGTTACGTGCTGGCCATCAAAAGATCGTGCTTGACCTCAAAGGTCTTGAGCATATCTCCCCCACAGTGGTCACCAATTTTCTCGAAGAAAATGCGCAAGCGCTTGTGGCATTGCGCGATCGCGTGACCTTCCGACATCTGCGCAGTGTGCTTGATGCCGTGAAGACGAATCTGGGTGGAGTACTGCCAAACGCGGAGTTGTTTGACCTGGTGCCTGAAGAGGCCTAAAGATCTGTGCACATAATGTGTAGGGGCGACTGGCCGGTCGCCCCTACTTTTCAACTCGCGGTCTCGCCTCGTATCCATCCCACATACTTCTCCGACCCCTCTACTATTGGCAGCGCGATAACCTCCGGCACTTGATAAGAGTGGAGCGTGCGTACATGTGCGTCGACGGCGGCAAAGTGTGAGTGCTGTGTTTTAATGACTAACAACCATTCATGATCATCTTGCACTTTCCCTTCCCAGCGATAAATCGAGCGGATGGGATTAACGATGTTCACACAAGCGGCGAGCCATTCTTCGACGAGGGTCTGTGCAATTTTTTCGGCTTCGCTTTCTGAACCGGCGGTGACGAGAATAAGAATGGCATCGGTCATGGTGCACCTGTTTCGAGTTCTTGGACGGCGGCATCAAAGTCGGGGTCCATCTCTGCTGTGAGTAACGGCTTCGATACTTCCTGCGCGATGGTGATGAGCTGCGTTTGCCATCGCTCGAACCTTTGCGGATCGTACGGAATGCTGACTGTGTAATGTTCCTGACAATCTTCGCTTAAGAAGATGACGGATAACGTGTCTCGCTGTGAGAGTTTGCGCAGGATCTCACTATCCGCGGCTTGACGTGGGTTGAGATAAAAGACCCCGGTTTGTGGCGGGCCGCCCGGAGAGGGAAGCCGATAGGTGACCAGTACGATCCATATCCCCTGCGAACTCTGCCAAGCGGTGACATCTAAGGTGAGTGGTGGACGTTGCTCAAAGAAAAAGTCGAGCACCTCAACGCGACTGACCAACGCCAAGTCCTCAGTACCATCGCGGTCAATGAACCGAGCCGAGTAGAGCGGTTCTTCGCGTAACAGCATCCAACTCTCTTTGTTAATCGATATGCCAGTGGGAGTCATAGCTCTGTTTCTTTCCTTCCTGATTGACCTGTGAAAGTGTA
The Deltaproteobacteria bacterium DNA segment above includes these coding regions:
- a CDS encoding septal ring lytic transglycosylase RlpA family protein, which translates into the protein MVVRGYWLAGAFVALSLGGCGGMQQSQRATLLNVVPSHSFPSLSLPKVSFPSLPLRSPSREKRETVKVEDEGLPVIIPQDEKAIQTGIASWYGPGFHGRRTANGEVYNQHALTAAHRTLPMGTRAVVTNVATGESVEVRINDRGPYKYGRVIDLSSEAARRIGMWASGTAPVRVEVLNPGGILPAEKLVIPSAYAVLLASSTDSEEVASFMSRVSQQQPDVYLSMLSSGMLQYYQLRLGPFRSRGEAVRRARELTKNGVQALVVAEDDLRVER
- a CDS encoding divalent-cation tolerance protein CutA encodes the protein MTDAILILVTAGSESEAEKIAQTLVEEWLAACVNIVNPIRSIYRWEGKVQDDHEWLLVIKTQHSHFAAVDAHVRTLHSYQVPEVIALPIVEGSEKYVGWIRGETAS